From Microcebus murinus isolate Inina unplaced genomic scaffold, M.murinus_Inina_mat1.0 scaf001_hap2_Mmur4.0, whole genome shotgun sequence, the proteins below share one genomic window:
- the FOXR2 gene encoding forkhead box protein R2 yields MDLKLKDREFWYSLHGQVPGLLDWDMGNELFLPCTTDQQPSAEQHLAKYRLRIMEPPEVPQEKRPGLDKDGPHCEPNLWMWVNPNIVCPLGSQEAPKPSKKKDLTSMPPSPQLPLKDEESNCSEATVVESLPSSSSEQSPLRKRFISSPSDWDTEEETEEQEDNSVALQPPNKRECFRSQKLWPINSQERRSWPRPPLNYSHLIALALKNSPPCGLNVQEIYNFTRQHFPFFCTAPDGWKNTIRHNLCFLGSFEKTPVSPQDGANAKPRSCLWRLTEEGHRRFQEETRSLASARRESILQCMSQPEVMTSLFDL; encoded by the coding sequence ATGGACCTAAAACTTAAAGATCGTGAATTCTGGTACAGTCTTCATGGCCAGGTCCCAGGGCTTCTGGACTGGGACATGGGGAATGAGTTATTTCTGCCTTGTACCACAGACCAGCAACCCTCTGCTGAGCAGCACCTTGCCAAATACAGACTCCGAATAATGGAGCCCCCAGAGGTGCCTCAGGAGAAGAGACCTGGTCTTGACAAAGATGGTCCTCACTGTGAACCCAACCTGTGGATGTGGGTGAACCCCAACATTGTGTGCCCCCTCGGCAGCCAGGAGGCCCCAAAGCCCAGTAAAAAAAAGGATCTGACAAGCATGCCTCCTTCCCCTCAGCTCCCTCTAAAGGATGAAGAGTCAAACTGTTCAGAGGCCACAGTGGTGGAGTCCCTGCCATCTTCCTCAAGTGAGCAGTCTCCTTTACGGAAGCGGTTCATCTCTTCCCCTAGTGACTGGGACACAGAAGAGGAGACTGAGGAACAAGAGGACAATTCTGTGGCCCTCCAGCCTCCTAACAAAAGGGAGTGCTTCCGGAGCCAGAAGCTGTGGCCAATCAACAGCCAGGAGAGGAGGTCCTGGCCACGGCCTCCTCTCAATTACAGCCACCTAATTGCCCTAGCATTAAAAAACAGCCCTCCCTGTGGCCTCAATGTGCAAGAGATCTACAATTTCACCCGACAGCATTTCCCTTTTTTCTGTACCGCTCCAGATGGCTGGAAGAACACTATTCGCCACAACCTCTGCTTCCTGGGCAGCTTTGAGAAGACGCCAGTAAGCCCTCAGGATGGGGCCAATGCAAAACCTCGCTCTTGCCTCTGGAGGCTCACTGAGGAGGGACACCGCCGGTTTCAGGAGGAGACTCGTTCTTTAGCCTCCGCTCGGAGGGAGAGCATCCTACAGTGCATGAGCCAGCCAGAGGTGATGACCTCCCTCTTCGACCTTTGA